From a single Bacillus marinisedimentorum genomic region:
- a CDS encoding thioredoxin family protein, whose amino-acid sequence MVIKVLGSGCKKCKQLEQNVKEALDQSGVEAEVVKVEDMQQIMSYGVMSTPALVVDEQLVSSGKVLKEKEIVKLISK is encoded by the coding sequence CGGGATGCAAAAAGTGCAAGCAGCTTGAACAGAATGTGAAAGAAGCACTCGACCAGTCAGGTGTGGAAGCTGAAGTGGTGAAAGTGGAAGACATGCAGCAAATCATGTCTTACGGTGTTATGAGTACACCGGCGCTCGTTGTGGATGAACAGCTTGTATCGAGCGGAAAAGTCCTGAAGGAAAAAGAGATTGTGAAGCTCATCAGCAAGTGA